GGGCCTGCACGGCGGTGGTGATCAACCCGAGCGGAGCGTTCGGAATGAGCACGATCGCCGCGGCCAGCACCACCATCGCGGTGTAGGACAGGTAGAACTGTTTGGCGTCGGCGAATCCGCGGTGCAGCGAATGCTTCAGTCCGAACACGTCACCGAAGGCGTAGCTGGTGGCCAGGGTCACCGCGGCGGCACCGATGATCGAGGCGTCCATCAGCACGATGGCGAAGAACGAGCCGAGCAACTCGCTGTGCTGGCCGAGCAGGTGCGCGATGGCACCGGCGTCGGTGAAATTGCCGACCGTGCCGGTAGAGCGCGCTGCCCAGTCGCCGGTCATCACCAAAGCCGCGGCCCCGACGATGACGACGAACGCTCCCAGCACGGTGTCGGCGCGCTCGTAGGCCATGAACCTGGGGGTGATCCGTTTGTCGACGACATTGGACTGCTGGAAGAACAGCTGCCACGGCGCCACCGTGGTTCCCACCATGGCGATGATCAGCAACACCGCGTCCGAGCTTGCGCCACCCGAAATGCTCGGCACCACAAAAGATTTGGCAGCATGTGCCCACTGCGGGTGGGACATCAACAGCATCGGTATCTGCAGCAGGGTGATCGCTATGAAGACGAACATGGCTCGCTCCCAGCGCCGGAAGCTGCCGGTGGCCATGATGACGACCAACAGCACGGCCGATATCGGCACCGCAACGTATTTGGAGACACCGATGTAGTCGGCGGCCAGGCTGATGCCGATGAACTCGGTGACGATCGTCAGGAAGTTCAGCAGGAACAGGTCGCCGACCGAAAACCAGCCCCAGCCACGGCCGAAGCGTTCGTTGATCAACCGGGCGTGGCCCACCCCGGTGACCGCACCGAGTCGGACCACCATCTCCTGGTTGACGATCAGCACCGGAATGAGCAGCAGCAGCACCCACAGCAGCGAATAGCCATAGTTCTGACCCGCCTGCGCGTAGGTGGCCACTCCGCCGGCGTCGTTGTCGCCGACCATCACGATGATGCCGGGGCCGACGATTGCCAGCAGCGTCAGCAACCGTGTTTTCCAGGTTCGGGGCAGGTTGGCGTCACTGAGGCTGATACGCCCGAAGGCGCCCTCGATATCGCCCAGATGTGCTGAGTCCAACACCGCGCTGCGCGAGACGTCTTCGACCTGACCGGCAGGCGTCTCGGCGCTTGCGATCTTGTCGGGCATCGAGGTCACAGGTCACCTCCCCGGACTGTCGCGTCGTCGGTGCTGTCGCGCACCGGACGGGGGGCGGGTTCACGTCGGCGCCAATCTTCGGGGATGGTCGCCTCCAGCACGTCGTCCACGGTGACCACTCCGAGCACGCGGTCCTGCTCGTCGACGACCGGGATGGAGTAGAGGTTGAAGTCGGCCATCAACAGCGCGATATCGGTCAGGTCGGCTTCGGCGCTGACGCATACTGGATCCGAATCCATCAGTGCGCCAACGCTTTCACTGGCCTCGCTCTGCAGCAGAGTGATCACCGACACCACACCGATCAGCCGGCCGTCCTCGTCGAGGACGTGGACCTTGACCAGTGCCTCCGGCTGGATGGTGCGCGCGGTCGCGATCAGCGCCAGCGCCGAGCCTGCGGTTGCGGTGGCAACGCACGAGACGAAGTCGACGTTCATCAACCCGCCGGCGCTGTCGGGATTGAACCCCATCAAAGTGATGACCTTGGTGCGCTGCGGGCCGGGCATCAGGTCCAGCACGCGCCGGCGCCGGGACTGGCGCAGGTCGGCGATCGCGTCGGCGGCGTCGTCGGCGCGCATCCGGCCCAGCAGGGCGGCCACCTCGTCGTCCCGCATGTCGTTGAGCAGCCGGCTTGCCTTCTCGGGGTCCAGCTCCTCGAACACGTCGGCTTCCAGTTCCGGGTCGCTGCGGACCCGGTCGAGAATTTCGCCGCCCTCGGCCTTGTCGGCGTCCTCGAGCAGGTCGGCGATCTCCGCCGGCTTGAAGCCCCCGACCCGCCCCCAATGACGGCGTATCGCATCCGTGCGGACGTGGCCGATCAGCGGTTCGAATGCCTTCCAATCCCGGGCCGCGTGGCCGCCGGTGCTCTTGATCAATCCGAACAGCCTCGGCGGGCGCCGGGTGTCCAGCCGGGTCAGCACCCAATCTCCGCCGGCATCCTCCAGAGACGCGTCGTATGCGTGTACCAGTTCCACCGCGGCCACGTCGATCAACCGATGACCCAGCACGTCGGCGCGCAGCAGCACCTCGCCGTCGCGGCGCTCGAAACGGCGAAGGTCGACCTTGTTCTTGGCCAACACCACCTGGCCCGGAGCGAACTCGTGAATGGCCTTGCGGCCGATGAACACCGACCGGCCGCCGACCCCGGCCACGATGCCGGTCACCAGCGGATAATCGTCGGCGCCGCGGAGCCGCACGATGACGTCCTCTACTCGGCCCACCACCTCGCCGGAGCGGGCCAGGACGGGTCCGCGCAGCAGCTCCGAGAGGTGAATGCTGGGGCGCCCGCTGCCAGGCGCGGGTGTGGTGTCCGGTGTGCTCACTGTTGTCTCCTGAATAGTGCTGCGGGGGTTGGCTTTTAGGCGTGTCTCAGCCGGCGGCCGGGGGGCGGCCCAGGATGCGGGGGCGGAAACCGTAGCTGGGCATGCTGGCGAATTCTTCGTCCGCCGCGTCCCCGATCCCGCCCAACGGCATACCGGGTAAGCCCATCGGCCCCGTGTCCTCCAGCACCATCGGGGTGGCGCCCAGACTTCGGTAGGCGCCGGCCCCCATCTGGGTGGTCGCCAGCGGGACGGGGTTGACCGTCGCTCCGGATGCGGCCCAGGCTTGGGGTACCGACATCGCCCCGACCAGATTTGCGCCCCCCAGCTAGGCTGTTGCCGTTGGCAATTCGGCACCGGCTGTCTGTGCCATCGCGGTTCCAGCCGCCTCCGCGGCGGTTCCGGCGCCGAGGCCGGGCGGGTTGGTCAGATAGCTGAAGGCGGTGACGCTGTCGATCATGGATGTCGGATTCGTCAGCCCGCTGGTGGTGAATCCATTCGAGATGTTGGCCACCGAGGCGTTGTTGAGGAAGCTTCCCACCAGCGACCCGTCGCTTCCGTCCAGGAAGTTGAGCACCCCGGCGAGACCGGTGGTGGACGTGTTGGTGTTGGGAGCCAGTCCGAGCCACTCGGCCAGGCCGGACACCGTGTCGGCCGACGTGCTCGACGCGGTCGAGCTACTGGTTGCCTGCGCAACCGCGTTCGTCTGGCTGGTGAGGCCATCGGTGGTCGTGGTGGACTGCGGCGAGGTGAACGGTGTCAGTTGTGTCGCCGCATTCGCCGCAGCTGCGTAGCCGTTCATCGCCGCGGCGTCTTGGGCCCACATCTCGGCGTACTGGGCCTCGGTGGTCGCGATCGCCGCGGTGTTCTGCCCGAAAAGGTTCGTAGCCATGAGGTTTGACAATTGGGCACGGTTGGCTGTGATCGCAGCCAGCGGTACCGTCATAGCAAACGCCGTCTCGTAGGCGGCCGCGGCGGCAGTAGCCTGGCTACCTGCCTGTTCGGCCTGAACGGCGGTGGTGCTCAGCCACTCGATGAAGGGCCCTACCGCGGCCGCCATCAGCGTCGAGGACGGGCCGATCCAGCCATCATCGGTCAGGGTCGCGATCACCGAGCCGTATGAGGCTGCAGCGGAGCGCATTTCAGCGGCCATTGTGTTCCACGACGAACTCGCGCCCAGCATCGATGCCGACCCGGGACCCGCGTACATGCGTGCTGAATTGATTTCCGGCGGTAGTGCCGCAAAGTCGATCATGACGGTCTCCTGACGTCTCGTTA
The nucleotide sequence above comes from Mycobacterium kiyosense. Encoded proteins:
- a CDS encoding putative manganese transport transmembrane protein; the protein is MTSMPDKIASAETPAGQVEDVSRSAVLDSAHLGDIEGAFGRISLSDANLPRTWKTRLLTLLAIVGPGIIVMVGDNDAGGVATYAQAGQNYGYSLLWVLLLLIPVLIVNQEMVVRLGAVTGVGHARLINERFGRGWGWFSVGDLFLLNFLTIVTEFIGISLAADYIGVSKYVAVPISAVLLVVIMATGSFRRWERAMFVFIAITLLQIPMLLMSHPQWAHAAKSFVVPSISGGASSDAVLLIIAMVGTTVAPWQLFFQQSNVVDKRITPRFMAYERADTVLGAFVVIVGAAALVMTGDWAARSTGTVGNFTDAGAIAHLLGQHSELLGSFFAIVLMDASIIGAAAVTLATSYAFGDVFGLKHSLHRGFADAKQFYLSYTAMVVLAAAIVLIPNAPLGLITTAVQALAGLLLPSASVFLLLLCNDRQVLGPWVNRPWLNWVAGLIVGTLLLLSGILMATTMFRDLDVVAVTGYLTVALLVLAAVAVPTLRWMGRRHPAPTPSPAPVRPVDRATWRMPPLTLLEPVTWSPGTRLGMVALRSYLVIGALLLIVKAVQLSGR
- a CDS encoding hypothetical protein (possible pseudo due to internal stop codon); amino-acid sequence: MSVPQAWAASGATVNPVPLATTQMGAGAYRSLGATPMVLEDTGPMGLPGMPLGGIGDAADEEFASMPSYGFRPRILGRPPAAG
- a CDS encoding hypothetical protein (possible pseudo due to internal stop codon), which encodes MIATLTDDGWIGPSSTLMAAAVGPFIEWLSTTAVQAEQAGSQATAAAAAYETAFAMTVPLAAITANRAQLSNLMATNLFGQNTAAIATTEAQYAEMWAQDAAAMNGYAAAANAATQLTPFTSPQSTTTTDGLTSQTNAVAQATSSSTASSTSADTVSGLAEWLGLAPNTNTSTTGLAGVLNFLDGSDGSLVGSFLNNASVANISNGFTTSGLTNPTSMIDSVTAFSYLTNPPGLGAGTAAEAAGTAMAQTAGAELPTATA